The Agelaius phoeniceus isolate bAgePho1 chromosome 2, bAgePho1.hap1, whole genome shotgun sequence region AGCATGCCTGATGTCTCGAGGTGAACACCAGGTCTTCATTTGTTAGTGTCCAACCTCTAGTTGGCACCCACTCTTATCTTATGTGTGGGATCCAAGTTGTTCTGTTGCTGTTACATTAAGGTGCATAAGTGAGCCAGAAGAAAGGAGTGAGGGACACTTTGGAGTGTCTAAAGTGTATGTTTATTTGAGCAAGAGACCTCCACGGTTGGAGGACAGATGGTATTTGGATCTCCGTCCTGGGTCCAAGTGGAGATCATCGCCCCAGGTGATTTCATCATCCTAGAAGGAGGGCTCTGCTTGGCCCCTCTGTCTTTCTCTCTAAGCAGTGATATCTAAACAGGGGAACACACAGACAGGCCATATTTACCCAGTTCATGGGCTGAACCAGGGTTTTACAAAACTTCTCTTGGTGAAACAGCTTGGGATTTATGGTCATTTTGCTTTACAGCTCTCTGACTGAGGGACAGGCAACTGTGTTCAGACATTGTACTGTGTGGCCAAAACTGGCCAGGATGCAGAGCCTGTAGTGTCATGTGCCATCTGTGATTTGCTATGACAAGGACAGACACGGAGACAGACCTCTCCAGCCACCATCCTGCGTGGACATAGTGTTCCACGGCCACAAAGGGAAGGAGACCCTGAAGGAGAGAGGGCTGGACAGTACTATTGAGCAGTCCCTTCGGTGAGATGAATAGAAAGAGTTGCATCGAGGAAGCCCTTTGGAGGGTCCATGTGGTCCCCAGTGCATcacccacctcctcctcctcaggcaggaggaggcagagttgctgctgctgccaatgCGCCAGGATAGAGCGATCTCGGCGCGGGAGGAGATGACGCAAAAGGCAGAGCTCCCCCCAAAAAAGTGTTTCTCCAGGACGAAGATGGCGGCAACTTAGCCCAGGGGCCCAAGATGCCTGTGCCCATCGGGGGCCCCCAGCCAGGCAGTTCCGCCCCGTGCGCCCGGGGACACCGCGcccggcggcagcagcggcggcagccgCAGCCCATTGTCAccagcagcggcggcggccccggcagcctcctcctcctcttcctcttcctcctcctcctcttcagcaTCCTCGGCAGCGCTCcgggagccctgcagcagcgTCTCTCCAGTTAGAGCGGAGCggggagagaagaaagagacTGAGACAGCGGTGCAGGCATCTGTGCCGCGGCTCGGGGCTGAGCAAGAGGAGCAGCGGCggcagggaggaagaggaggcgaGGAGCCCTCCCGTAGCCGTCCGTCGGCAGCGGGGGACGCGGCATGCGGTTGTCCGGGCGCAGTGGGCTTTTCTCAGGAGGGAGATGGGGAGCTGCGATCTGACCATGCCTGGGTGAGAGGGGGAAAGGACCAGTCGCGCAGCCCCGCCACCACCAACTATCACCACCactaccaccaccaccaccaccgccaccaccaccaccaccaccatctcctctccctcctcctcctcctctctctgcGTTATTGCTCTTATCTTCTCCACGGCACTCCGCGTTGGATGGACTGGGGCTGTTTCGTGTGGTGAGACCAAGGCAGAGCCACCGGCAAAAACCAACAATATCtcggaggaagaaaaagaagaaagaagaaagaaagaaagaaaaagaggaagaaagaaaaaaaagaggaagaaagagagaagggggagagtggaagagagagagagggagagcaagCGAGCGAGAGAAGGGAAGGCAGGCAAGAAAATCCCCCCAATCTTTTAAGTCAATGCATATTGTGGTGACACTGGCAAAGGAGCCCTCACGGTGGAGTCGGCCAGGGCTGTGCGTTCCCAAAATATGACCAGGGGTGCTTGGATGTGTAGTCGGCAGTATGATGACGGCTTAAAAATCTGGTTCGCACCCCGGGAGAACGAGAAACCCTTCACGGATTCAGAGAGGGCTCAGAAATGGCGACTGTCCCTGGCATCGCTCTTGTTTTTCACGGTCCTGCTCTCTGATCACTTGTGGTTCTGCGCCGAGGCCAAATTCACGGGGACCGGAGAGAAGGAGCAGCCGCCGCCCGAGAAGCCGGAGCCCGCGGAGCCGGAGCTGCTGGCGGGCATGGGGGAGCCGGCGCCCCCCGCGCCCCGGCTCCTCGCCCCCCCCTCGCCCTCCCTCCCGCCCTCccccggcagcagcggcggcggcggcggccgcggcagCCGCACCAACGGCaccgagccccggcacggcaaGGCTGCTTTCCTGGGGAACTCCACCGCCAGGCCCCCGGAGACGTGCCCCCCCCCGGGCTCCTCGTCCGGGCAGTGCTTCAGCGTGGGCGACGCGGAGGCGGTGTGCCAGCGGCGAGGGGGgtcggggcggccgcggggcacGGGGCAGAGCCCGGCGCCCGGCTGGGACCTGACGGATTTTTACCTTTCCTTTTGTAATTCCTACACACTTTGGGAGTTGTTCGCCGGGTTGTCCAATCCGGACACTTTGAACTGCAGTCTGGATGTGGTGCTGAAGGGGgaaggctcctgcagccagtgcGTCCAGGCTTACCAGCGCTACGACCAGCACGCTCAGGAGAAATACGAAGAGTTTGAGGTTATGCTCCAGAAATATTTACAGTCGGATGAGTACTCGGTGAAATCGTGTCCTGAGGATTGTAAGGTAGGAGCCCCTGCTGTgtttcctgtccctggctgtcgGGCTGGCGTGCCTCCCTCGGCTGTTGTGGCTGCCGTGGACCCTGTTGTGCCTGCTTCGGTCTGTGCCCCTGGCGCCGGCGGCCGCGGTTCTCACGGTGCAGGCGATGCTGCGGAGGGTATCGGCCGGGATGCCCCCCTTAGCGCGTTATTAAAacagaggaagagagaggggGAAGCTTGAGAAAACGCAAAACGAAGTGATCCTCGGTCCTCTGGGAGCGTAGCGCTGGATTTCCCCCTCCTCATGAATATGCGATTGGCTCCGGCTCGGCTGCCGGCTTCCAGCGGGCTGGGATGCGACTTGGCGGCAGGCAGCGACAGGGTCTGCATGACAATGAGCGGGGCTCGGAGCGGCCACTGGGGTCGGGGCTGCCCGACGGCGCTGCCCTGGCCGCCGGCCCTGGGTGTGCGGCGGCCGCGGTGCCCGGGCACGGGCGGCTCTCCCCCCGCGGGCCCCGGGCGCGCACCGGAGGCTCCGGTAGGTTCCGCCGGGCGCTTGGCCCGGGGCTGGCGGTGCTGGACGGCGGCAGAGCGGTGCGGCGCCGGGCCTCCtcgggagcgggagcgggacAGTGTTTGCAGGCGCTCTGCCAAAATctgtggagctggggaaagCTGGAGGACGAGAGTGTCTGTTGGCGGGCACCGCAGTGACCCTTGGTTGGGAAGTGATGGTGACAGCGTTTCGATAAGCCGCGGCTGTTTCCTTTGGTGCCACTGGTGACGGCTCAGAGAGACCCAgaggcttttcttttcttttgctaGAAGGCAGAGGGTCCCACTTTGGCTCTTGTAGATGTTGCCTTCTCTGTACTTTTACACAAGATTAGTTGGCCTATCTCTCAAGACAGGGCAGAAGAAAAGAGTTGTCCTCGGTGCCTAAAATAGCTAAGGGcatgcttttcttcctgtttgAGTACTTGGTAGGAGGTGAATATTTCTGCCCTGAACTAGATTATCTCAACTACTGTAGCACTAACCAGTCTGAACCAAATTCTGTTTTAGCAGTGGAACACAACCATGCACGCCAATCACTGCTCTAAATAGGAGGCCTGGCAGCACCTCTGCGCTCTGTAACTTCAGCAGGGCCTTCTGAAATCATTTAATGGTAACAGCCTATGCCTAAACAATCCCATTCACCAATCACTTAGTATAATTTTGTGCATATATTTGCCCCAAAAATGGATCCAGAGTCCCTCCAGAAGCTGAAATAACCTGCTATCTAATTGGATAAAGGTAGGAAagttgctgtattttttttttctttctaaacttGAAAAAAAGTAAGGTAGAATCACCAGAAGTGTTGACTCAACTGTTTTTAGATTGCAAACTGTGTGTGTACACACTCATTGCATATATGCTATGTACTCAGTTACTGATAATGtaaacatattttatttccagTGTGAATTGGATAAGTAAAAAAGGGTATCCAATGTAAATAGATCTCTATTGCTGTAAGGAAATCTCTGTCATTTCGGTAGCTCTATAATTAGAAATTGACCTACTATTCCATGATGCCAAATGATCAGCATTTTCATTCCTCAAGTGATTTTTTGTATCACAGTTTAGTTTGACTGAACTTTACCACAAAGTCCTCAGTTGCTCTACAGAATATCAGGGTATAAAAGGTTTTGGAAATGAACAGAACAGCAAATTTATGCTGTTTAACGATTTTCCCTTCACACACCCAATGAGGAGAAGTACTTTTTTAATGATAGAGAAAAGGTTGTTGACATAAAAAATGATTGTGTGAAACTTTAATGAACTAGACAAACGCCAGTGACCTACATTTCTGCGGTTCTGAATGCCAGATGATATTGCTTTATGTTTTGAGAATTTGGCCAACCAATCTGTGTTAAAAATGAAAGATATTtcagaaggggaaaggaaaaaaaaaagccaaaccatgGGTGCAACTTAgtctgttttccctttctccagggAATCTGGTGGGCAGTGCGGGTGCCCACCCAGTGCGGATGGGGAGCGCAGTGGGGCGAGccgcggggctgggctgggctgggctgggctgagctgggctgggctgggctgagctgggctgggctgcactgCGAGGAGGGCCAGGGGACCGCTGTCCAAGGTTCTGCAAGGCAGCGCACGCAGAGCCCGAGGTCAGGCGGAGGAGATGCCGCTCTCTGCCCCCGTGCCCTGGTTTGGTGTTTCTGGGTCCCTCTGGAGCCTTTTGATTCGGGTGGATAGTTGCGAGAGCCAAGCGGATGGCACGTCCAGTGGTCTGGCGTGTGTGTTCATATGCTTGTGCATGGGCTGACCTGGAGAGTGTAGAGGTGAAACTGAAAACTCAAATACTTTGTGACTGTTGTAATATTTAGTTTATAAAACTCAGGACttggatttttggattttttttggttttttttttttttttttttttttgtgtgtgtaagtaaatattaatttttttgcatGTTGTATATTTAGCTAATTCTTAGGTAAAGCATCAGAATAGAAAATAACTTGACATATGTGTGGTTTAGGTACACATTATTTGGTGGGCGTCATGGTTTATATGGTGacctgctttttcttttaaacaaagtTCTAAAAATACTTCCTTTACTCAATAACCATGTATATAAGCCTTGCCTCAATGCAATGAAAGGCTTGTTAACTAGTCTATTTATATTTAAGATGTCTTTAGCATTCTTGGAGGGCAGCTTTGTTCACAGAAAAAGAGATATTTTCATCCAGTTGACCAATTATAGCTGATGacaaacaataataaaatttaCTCTGAATAACAGTCAAGGATAAACTTGCAATTGGGTGTTGCTTCCCCCTTCCCCAACTCACCTCAAGACCATACACCATCCTCAACTCAGCCAGTTCTCACAGTAAAGTGTGAAGGTTATGGTGGGTTTCTCAGCAAGTTACGCCTTTCCAGAAAGTGCTCTTGGTAATAACAGATAGTACCTATCACAAATGCCTTTGATGCACGACTATAAACTTCAGACtttatgttttcattcttttatcTGAAACCAGAAGAAGATGAACTATACTTTCAAGATATTCTGTCTTCCACTACATGTCTTCTGGTCtctgaagaatattttaaagtaaattgCTTTATATTGCAGAATTTTGTAGACAGGAGTTGTTTGACTTACAGATCACAATTAGCTATTCTGTGTGGTGAGTTTCAGTTTTAATATATGAGTATACTcaagcttttttgtttgtttttcttaagtgtACTGTCCTGTAATTAAGGTCTTACCATCAAACTTCTATTGAGTTGCATTGGGGTTTTTGAAAAATTTGTAGAAAATGCTGACAATTTTTAACATTTAGAAAACAACTATTTTTGGTGGTGTCAATGAATATGTATATGCCTTTTATATTGTTTGTATGCCAGTATACTTTATGTATTGTTTAGAAGCTTGGGATGTCAGTGTTGTCTCACTATAAATCTGTCTCCAACTTATTTCTTATACACTCTTCTTAAAGTCTGATGTCTCTATATACTGTTTCCTTGTCTTGATAGTCACATATTAGTAATAGCTAAACAGTAAACATAagagaaatatttgaatttattACATAATTGACTAGATGGTGAAACAAATTTCTGTAGCCTTATTGAATCACTAAAGTAGCAGAGTAACTGGAAATCTGGATTTacacttctgcttttctgtttgaaattgaattcagaattttaaaaaatgcttatGAAATCTTGTTATTGCCTATTATAAATTTGTGGGTATTTTTGCAGGGATTTGTCTTGGAAATATGTATAATTTCTTGGtttccagaaaataatttttatattcagTGTGTCACAGCACAGTATTCAGACAATTAACAGAAACTGTATTGGCTTGATGTTGGAAGACACAGTTCCTCATTATGACTTGTCAGCCTTCTATCAGGGGAAATACTCAAGCTTTTATTCTTAAGGCAGCAGGCAATCGTTCTGTGGAATAGAAGAAAATTCTGGCTACTTCTGATTAAGAACTGG contains the following coding sequences:
- the NALF1 gene encoding NALCN channel auxiliary factor 1, encoding MTRGAWMCSRQYDDGLKIWFAPRENEKPFTDSERAQKWRLSLASLLFFTVLLSDHLWFCAEAKFTGTGEKEQPPPEKPEPAEPELLAGMGEPAPPAPRLLAPPSPSLPPSPGSSGGGGGRGSRTNGTEPRHGKAAFLGNSTARPPETCPPPGSSSGQCFSVGDAEAVCQRRGGSGRPRGTGQSPAPGWDLTDFYLSFCNSYTLWELFAGLSNPDTLNCSLDVVLKGEGSCSQCVQAYQRYDQHAQEKYEEFEVMLQKYLQSDEYSVKSCPEDCKTVYKAWLCSQYFEVTQFHCSNRIPCKQYCLEVQTRCPFILPDNDDVIYGGLSSFICTGLYENYPTNAEPECCDVRWGLLSDHQPKGTIKTSGSTMCHRTSLTVSSASRLCNSRLKLCVLVLILLHTVLTVSAAQNSTGLGFGSITALEDNSTNEE